Proteins found in one Panicum hallii strain FIL2 chromosome 4, PHallii_v3.1, whole genome shotgun sequence genomic segment:
- the LOC112890360 gene encoding uncharacterized protein LOC112890360, whose protein sequence is MVPLLLDVNSSFYARWKESFLNILGKYSLQSHILSDTVSPASPSWVRMKCVVRTWLIGAISDDLADIVSQCGAFARTIWLAIDSQFFGNRITRALYADQEFRAFTQGDLSVVEYCRRFKRMAEDLWDLGQPVTEATLILNIIRGLNERFSALGLHLHHSNPLPTFLQVRDDLRLEELTMAKAPPAMVLAALSSPTTGSSGGPRPPASTPSRPSPQQPSAPKSPQQAMSDSGGGGSQRGKRGGKRHKKGGGNSGGNGSSSSSGTPTSGGTGGPGLGWPSYHNPWAGSIYMWLGQQAPALPRSASPIQQPQAFFAGPGQWAGQWGVPPPAAYTPPTPSLAGGWDQQALVANFQTMSLQQPPQHEWYFDSGATNHMTSDAGSTQSDRDRQM, encoded by the exons ATGGTTCCCCTGCTCCTCGACGTCAACTCCTCCTTCTACGCTCGCTGGAAGGAGTCCTTCCTCAACATCCTCGGCAAGTACTCCCTGCAGTCTCACATCCTCTCCGACACCGTCTCGCCTGCCTCTCCATCCTGGGTGCGGATGAAGTGCGTCGTTCGCACCTGGCTGATCGGCGCCATCTCCGACGACCTCGCCGACATCGTCAGTCAGTGTGGGGCTTTTGCTCGCACCATCTGGCTCGCCATCGACTCCCAGTTCTTTGGGAATCGCATCACGCGCGCCCTCTATGCCGACCAGGAGTTTCGCGCCTTCACCCAAGGCGATCTGTCCGTCGTCGAATATTGCCGCCGCTTCAAGCGTATGGCCGAAGACCTCTGGGACCTCGGCCAACCTGTCACCGAGGCAACGCTCATTCTCAACATCATCCGTGGGCTGAACGAGCGCTTTAGTGCTCTCGGCCTTCATCTCCACCACAGCAACCCTCTGCCCACTTTTCTGCAGGTCAGAGATGATCTGCGCCTTGAGGAACTCACCATGGCCAAAGCTCCTCCGGCCATGGTGCTCGCTGCCCTCTCCAGCCCTACTACTGGCAGCTCCGGTGGCCCCAGGCCACCAGCCTCCACGCCTTCGCGTCCTTCGCCGCAACAGCCCTCTGCCCCGAAGTCGCCACAGCAAGCGATGTCTGACTCCGGGGGCGGCGGTTCCCAGCGCGGCAAGCGCGGTGGCAAGCGCCACAAGAAGGGCGGCGGCAACTCCGGCGGCAACGGGAGCTCTTCCTCAAGTGGCACCCCTACTTCCGGTGGCACAGGCGGACCAGGCCTAGGCTGGCCCTCCTACCACAACCCCTGGGCCGGCTCCATCTACATGTGGCTGGGCCAACAGGCTCCGGCGCTGCCTCGGTCTGCTAGCCCAATCCAGCAGCCACAGGCCTTCTTCGCTGGCCCAGGACAGTGGGCCGGTCAGTGGGGTGTTCCACCTCCAGCGGCATACACCCCTCCGACTCCCTCCCTTGCTGGCGGGTGGGACCAGCAAGCTCTCGTGGCGAATTTCCAGACCATGTCGCTCCAGCAACCTCCACAACATGAGTGGTACTTCGATTCTGGTGCCACCAACCACATGACCTCCGACGCTG GCTCTACCCAGTCGGACCGAGATCGTCAGATGTGA